The genomic window CATGCAGCAGATGATTTTGAGTGGATAGATGTCGATCATCTTTCATGCCTTAAAGGCAGGTATGAGGGATGGACGTATATTTTTGTGTTAGTTATTTTTGTAATGAATATGGTTGTAGCTTTAAAATTATTTCTTCGGTTTGCGAAGGCTGTATTGAAAAGGCTCTTCTAAATCGTAGAGCGAGGCGTTCAAATATAGAAGTTGGTAAGATAGCTATGAAAAATTGGCTCTTCGTCGTTGGGTGTGGAATTCGCCCCCTGAGCTGAGCCAGAATATTGCCTCCATATTAGCAGGAGGTACGACATGGACGGCACCCAGATTTTAACACTCGGCCTTGGCCTGGAAGCGCCCTGGATTCTCAAGGATCAGCACCTGGATACCGCTGCGTCGCCTCACCGCCTGGAGCTGTATGTCGAGGCGGAGCGTGGCAGCCTCTATCCCTGTCCAGAGTGCGGTAAGGCCTGCCAAGCCCACGACTTTGCTGACAAAACCTGGCGACATCTGAACTTCTTTCAGCACCATTGTTACTTGCATGCTCGCGTCCCTCGTACAAAGTGTCCTGAACATGGCGTCAAACGCATAAAGGTGCCCTGGGCGCGGCCCGGCAGTGACTTTACCCTGTTGTTCGAGCAGGCGGCCATGTCGCTCGTCAAGGAGATGCCAGTGCTGGCTGTCTCCCGGCAGTTGGAGATTTCCGACAAACGACTATGGCGCATCGTGCACCACTACGTGAACCGCATGCTGGGAGAGCTGGATCTGTCCAATGTGACCATGGTTGGCGTGGACGAAACCGCGTCCCGACGCGGGCATCGTTACGTCACCGTGTTCCTCGATATGCAGCGCAAGCAGGAACCGGTGATTTTCGCTGTTCCAGGCTGCGGCAAGGACACCATCAAGGCGTTCAGTGCCTTCCTGGCGGCTCATGGTGGCGATGTGGACAATGTGGTCGAGGTTGTCTGTGACATGTCACCTGCTTTCCTTAGTGGCGTCACCGAGTCTCTTCCCAAGGCGGAGGTAACGGTCGACTGGTTCCATATCGTGCAGACCTTCACCAAGCGACTGGACGAGGTGCGCAAGAAAGAACGCCGCGAGCAGAAACACCCCAAGTCGCTGCGCTGGGCACTGTTGAAGAGCCTGGAAAATGAGAACCACACACCTAAACAGATATCGGCACTTCAGGAGCTGGTTGCCGATCAGAGCGCCACGGCCGATGCTTGGGTGATCAAGGAAAAGTTAAGCTGGATCCAGAAAGCGTCAACGCCCAGGGCAGCGCGTTGGCGGATCACGAACTACCTAAAAATCATGAAAGCAGCAGTTTCTGAGAAGCCTCTACTGAAGCCGATGGGGAAAGCGCTGGAGACACTTGAGCGACACGCTAAAGCGGTAGTCAGGCGCTGGCACTCGGGGCTGACAAACGCGCGACTAGAAGGAATGAACGGCCTGTTTCAGGCGGCTCGTTCACGTGCACGGGGCTACCGAAATGAAGCTAATTTCATTGCTATGATTTACCTGATTGGTAGCCCGGTGGGCCGCCTGCTTGATCAGGCCAAATCCACATGAAATGACGAAGAGCCGAAAAATTAATATGTTTTTTTGTTAAGGAGAATGTATGAGGCTATGGAAAGCAGGCATACTAATGATGGCACTTTCGTTAACCCTGGGCTGCTCGGCACTCAAGGCGAACAGCTTAACAAGCGGTGTTGAGGACGGGCCTAATCGCGACTTAATGAAGGCCGTCATCGCGGGGGATCAACGTGCCATGGACAACGCCTTACGCCAGGGGGCAGACCCCAACTTCGGGGTGCCGAACCCCGACTATCCTGATATTGATAAAGTGTATGTGCTTGAACTGGCGTATGAAAACTATCCGCAGTCCACCGCGTATTTACGCACCTTGCTGGAAGCCGGGGCCGACCCGGATTTGCCAGTAACCGAAGAAGACAACACTCTCCTATTTAAACCACTATCAGATACCTATCTGGAGCATATCAAACTGCTGATTGAGTACGGCGCCGATGTTAACTACCGCAATACCGAGTACAACTCGACGGCGTTAAGGAGAATGCTGACCTCAAGAAGCCATGCAGCGGCGACGGTGATGATTGAGGCGGGGGCTGACCCTACCCTGGAAGATAAATTTGGCAATTCGCTCATGTCAGCACTTGATACCATTAAAGAAATTCAAATTACTAAAGAAAACGACATAATTGCTAGGTATAGCTCAGCTGATTTTTGGAAGTTGATCGATGCGCTGAGGGACAGGGGTTATATCGACCCGAATGACCCTTTTTGGCAGCGTTAAGGAGCAGTTATGAGGCTATGGAAAGCAGGCATACTGATGATCGCACTCTCGTTAACCCTGGGCTGCTCGGCACTCAAGGCGAACAGCTTAACAAGCGGTGTTGAGGACGGGCCTAATCGCGACTTAATGAAGGCCGTCATCGCGGGGGATCAAAGTGCCATGGACAACGCCTTACGCCAGGGGGCTGACCCCAACTTCGGGGTGCCGAACCCCGACTATCCTGATATTGATAAAGTGTATGTCCTTGAACTGGCGTATGAAAACTATCCGGAGTCCACCGCGTATTTACGCACCTTGCTGGAGGCAGGGGCCGACCCGGATTTGCCAGTAACCGAAGAAGACAACACTCTCCTATTTAAACCACTATCAGATACCTATCTGGAGCATATCAAACTGCTGATTGAGTACGGCGCCGATGTTAACTACCGCAATACCGAGTACAACTCGACGGCGTTAAGGAGAATGCTGACCTCAAGAAGCCATGCAGCGGCGACGGTGATGATTGAGGCGGGGGCTGACCCTACCCTGGAAGATAAATTTGGCAATTCGCTCATGTCAGCACTTGATACCATTAAAGAAATTCAAATTACTAAAGAAAACGACATAATTGCTAGGTATAGCTCAGCTGATTTTTGGAAGTTGATCGATGCGCTGAGGGACAGGGGTTATATCGACCCGAATGACCCTTTTTGGCAGCGTTAAGGAGCAGTTATGAGGCTATGGAAAGCAGGCATACTGATGATCGCACTCTCGTTAACCCTGGGCTGCTCGGCACTCAAGGCGAACAGCTTAACAAGCGGTGTTGAGGACGGGCCTAATCGCGACTTAATGAAGGCCGTCATCGCGGGGGATCAAAGTGCCATGGACAACGCCTTACGCCAGGGGGCTGACCCCAACTTCGGGGTGCCGAACCCCGACTATCCTGATATTGATAAAGTGTATGTCCTTGAACTGGCGTATGAAAACTATCCGGAGTCCACCGCGTATTTACGCACCTTGCTGGAGGCAGGGGCCGACCCGGATTTGCCAGTAACCGAAGAAGACAACACTCTCCTATTTAAACCACTATCAGATACCTATCTGGAGCATATCAAACTGCTGATTGAGTACGGCGCCGATGTTAACTACCGCAATACCGAGTACAACTCGACGGCGTTAAGGAGAATGCTGACCTCAAGAAGCCATGCAGCGGCGACGGTGATGATTGAGGCGGGGGCTGACCCGACCCTGGAAGATAAATTTGGGAAATCGCTCATGTCAGCACTTGATACCATTAAAGAAATTCAAATTACTAAAGAAAACGACATAATTGCTAGGTACAGCTCAGCTGATTTTTGGAAGTTGATCGATGCGCTAAGGGACAAGGGTTATATCGACCCAAATGACCCGTTTTGGCAGCGTTAAGGAGAATGTATGAGGCTATGGAAAGCAGTAATAACGAAGTTGTCACTATCTAGGCATGGGCTGCTCGGCGCTAATGGCGTTTCAAGCGTTTGTGATTGGCCTGAGAGGTTATTTCGATGGCTCATGACACAAAAGTGCTGAAATGCCGGGCACCACGTACGCAGCAGGGGCAGGCGCTGACGGAGTTCATTATCGTCAGCGTCTTTCTGCTGGTGCCTCTGTTTTTGATGGTACCCGTGATCGCCAAGATTATATCCCAGAAACAGGACGTTGAAATGGG from Halomonas sp. CH40 includes these protein-coding regions:
- a CDS encoding ISL3 family transposase, encoding MDGTQILTLGLGLEAPWILKDQHLDTAASPHRLELYVEAERGSLYPCPECGKACQAHDFADKTWRHLNFFQHHCYLHARVPRTKCPEHGVKRIKVPWARPGSDFTLLFEQAAMSLVKEMPVLAVSRQLEISDKRLWRIVHHYVNRMLGELDLSNVTMVGVDETASRRGHRYVTVFLDMQRKQEPVIFAVPGCGKDTIKAFSAFLAAHGGDVDNVVEVVCDMSPAFLSGVTESLPKAEVTVDWFHIVQTFTKRLDEVRKKERREQKHPKSLRWALLKSLENENHTPKQISALQELVADQSATADAWVIKEKLSWIQKASTPRAARWRITNYLKIMKAAVSEKPLLKPMGKALETLERHAKAVVRRWHSGLTNARLEGMNGLFQAARSRARGYRNEANFIAMIYLIGSPVGRLLDQAKST